CTGCTTGCTCAATGGCTACGGTGAAAGCCTGTTGATTTGCTGCACCATGACTTTTAATCACGGAGCTGCGTAATCCTAACAGACAGGCACCATTATATCGATCAGGATTTAAATGACCGAAACGCTTGGAGAGACTCTTTTTAAACCAGTAACTGATTAATTTCATCCACCATAAACGCTTCCGCTTCCCTGACGACAGTAATGAAAGGAATACTCTGACTACGCCTTCCAGTGTCTTTAACGTAACGTTACCGACAAAACCGTCGCATACTAACACATCCGTTTCGCCAGTCAGAAGATCGTTACCTTCAAGATAACCGATATAGTTTATCTGTTGGACATCGCGGAGTATAGCCGCAGCAGCCTGAATATTATCAAGGCCTTTAGTCTCTTCTTCACCAATATTCAGTAACGCCACGCGAGGGTTGCTAATCTGCAGAATCTCTTCTGCCATCACCGACCCCATTACAGCAAACTGAACCAACATATCACAGTCACACTCGACGTTGGCACCCAAATCCAGTAACAACGTTTTGCCCCCTTTCTGATTTGGTAAGGCGGTGACCAATGCTGGACGGTCAATACCATCAAGGGGTTTGAGCATCATTTTAGCTAATCCCATTAGCGCACCTGTATTTCCGGCGCTAACACAGGCTTGCGCTTCCCCTTCCTTTAACAGTTCCAGTGCAATACGCATAGAAGTGCCACGGCTATTACGAATAGCCTGAGAAGGTTTGGCATCATTAGCCACCATCAGTTCTGCGGGGATAAGTTGAAGACGTTCAAGAACAGCTGGGTCACATTGATTAAGATGTGGCTGGATATCGAATGGATTACCAACGAGCTTGATAATCAATACTGGATTAGAAGCCAATGCCTGCAAGGCTGCAGGCACTGTTACGCGGGGACCGAAGTCCCCGCCCATAGCATCTAACGCAATGGTTAGACGAGACAAGGCATCACCAGTGATTATTTAGTGATAACCTTGCGGCCACGGTAGTAACCGTCAGCGGTGATGTGGTGACGCAGGTGGGTTTCACCTGAGACTTTATCCACAGATACTGCAGCTGTAGTCAATGCATCATGTGAACGACGCATGCCACGTCTTGAACGGGTACTTTTGTTCTGTTGTACGGCCATCGACCTTACTCCTCGGTTACTTTTGCTTTAAACTGGCTAATACGGCAAATGGATTTGGTTTTTCCGCCTCTGGCGGTAGTTCACCAAAACTCATGTCCGCTTCGGACACTTCACAGTGTTCATATTCATGAACCGGCGCTATCGGTAATGAAAGAATAAGTTCATCTTCAATCACTGCCAGCAAATTGATTTCGCCAAACTCATCGACTTCAATCGGCTCGTAGCCTGCCGGTAATGCTTCTGCCTGCTCATCATTCTTGATCGGGCTGAAACAATACGTTGCGTGAATAGTGTAAGGGAAATTGCCATTACAACGCTGACACATCAAGGTTACGGGAACCGTGGCCTGCCCTGTAATCACAACTAACCGCTGATTATCAATATTAAATGATACTTCAGCTTCAACATCACCATCCACACTTACTACTGACTCTGCTAACCGCAGGGCTTGAGTGCCTGAATAAATACCTGAGTAATCCAGACTTTTCTGAGCCGTACGGAGCGGATCAATAGTTAAGGGTAATTTTACCTTTTGCATAGGGCGCGCATATTAACGTTGTCATGGCTGATAGTCAAAGGAAATGCACGTAAATAACGCGCTTTTAACGATCTCAGCTTTTTAGAATGGGCATAGTTTAAAGCAGCTAGGGCCGTTTCGCTATTGTTTTAATAAAAATTTTATACATCAGATAAATGAATTATTCATTAATTTATAAAAGAAAACAGGTTCTATTATCACCATGTAATAAATTGATAAGCTTTGTCGGTAGGTTAAATTATTTTAATAACCAATAAACAGTGATTAATTAACCGCCATATCCTATTGAAAATAAATCTTCGCCCTATCCTATTATGACGAAGGGATGAATTACCTTTATTATGTTCGTTTCAACACTATCAATGCCTTTATACGATAAATAATATGACAAAACTCATTTTGGCCTCAACATCACCCTATCGTCAGGCTTTATTGGAAAAGCTGGGTATTCCTTTTACCTGCATCGCACCTGAAGTAGATGAAACGCCTAATGCAGGTGAATCTGCTGAATCACTGGTTATCCGGCTAGCCATCAGCAAAGCTGAAGCTGTGGCTAAACATAATCCGGGCTGTTTAGTTATTGGTTCCGATCAGGTATGTGTTTTAGGCCACCAAATCACCGGAAAACCGCTTAATAGAGAAAATGCGATTGCCCAGCTAACTCAAGCCAGTGGACAATCAATTATCTTCTACACCGGACTTTGTTTATATAACAGCCATAATCAAAAGACTGAAGTCATATGCGAGCCTTTTACTGTCTTTTTTCGTCATCTTAGTCAGGAAGAAATCGAAGCCTATGTTGACCAAGAGCAGCCATGGTATTGCGCAGGTAGTTTTAAATCGGAAGGATTAGGTATTACGTTGTTTGAACGATTAGAGGGACGAGATCCCAACAGCCTGATTGGGCTTCCACTCATTGCCCTCAATCATATGCTGATAAAAAACGGATTAAACCCATTAACCAGAAGTAAAGATGCATAGATTATTGAATGATTCGTGACAGCGTCACGAATCATTCAATAATAACAAAATTAGTATTCGCACTTTTGCTGTTTAATATGAATAAAACTCAGACAAAAGTGCGAAATGGCAAGAAGCTTAAGATTTTTGAGCGCGTAATACGGTTAAACAGCGATGAAGCGTTTTATCCATCGGCGCTTCAACTCTCATCGTTTCTCCCGTAGAGGGATGTTCAAAACGCAAGCTAGCCGCATGAAGAAACAGACGATTCAAACCGGTATGCTCAAGCTGCCGATCAAATTCCCGATCGCCATAGCGATCGTCAAAAGCAATAGGATGGCCAGCATGAAGAGTATGAACGCGAATTTGATGGGTTCTTCCAGTGACCGGACTGGCCTTAACCAGTGTGGAAAACTCAAATCGCTCTTCTACTTTAAAGCGGGTTTCTGAAGGTTTTCCTTCGGCATCAACCCGGACTATCCGTTCACCACTTTGCAATACGTTCTTTAATAAAGGTGCCTGTACCACTTTACAATGGGACTGCCACTGACCACGAACCAGCGCTAGATAATCTTTTTGCATGGTTTTCAAACGTAATTGTTCATGCAATACACGCAATGCTGAGCGCTTTTTCGCTACCAGTAAAATTCCGGATGTTTCACGATCTAAACGATGCACCAATTCAAGAAATTTAGCGTCTGGTCGAAGTGCCCTTAAACCTTCGATCACACCAAAACTCAAACCGCTTCCACCGTGAACCGCAGTTCCTGAAGGCTTATTCATGACCAAAATATGATCGTCTTCATACAGAATACAGTGTTCCAGTGCGGCAACTTTATCTAATTTGGCTGAAACGGTGGATTCTTCCCGCTCAGCAACTCGAACAGGTGGAATTCGAATAATATCGCCGTCTTCCAGCTTATATTCAGGCTTGATACGTTTTTTATTTACGCGAACCTCACCTTTACGCAGCACACGATAAATCATGCTTTTTGGCACGCCTTTCAGCATGGTTCTCAAAAAGTTATCAATGCGCTGCCCTGCCGTATCGGCAGTAATGGTGACAGTTTGTACAGTTGGTTGATTTGTTTTCATAACGCTGATTCTACCACGATCATTTTTTGCTAAATATGCCTTATTAACCGGTTTTAATGACTACACTTATCAATAGTGCTATTTGAGCTGAAAAATAAATAAGACACGTGTTGCAAATATGCCTTCATCTTCCGGCATGCAAGCCTCTGTCGGCGTTAACTTTAACACGTTTTTTACATTATTACGTATCTGAGTAAAAGTCACCTTGCCATAATGCGGTTGGCAGTTGATAATGTGGCTGATTTTCTACCCTGACTCGCTTTGAAGTGAGATAACAGGGAAAAATGAAATTTGCAGATAGCTCAAGTAGTGCAGCAATGGCGTAAGACGCATTGAGTATCAGGCAATTAGCGAGCTACAGGTAGTGGCCTGGACAGTATTAAGGGACCCGATTTCCACAGATGTTAGGAACGGCTTTCCCCGATAAAAAGCGCTGTTTTCACAAAGAAAAACAGGCTTACCGAGATAATGCGCCCCTGTGCAGGCGACAACCGTGAGGTTGACGATTTTGCGATTAGACTCGGGGCCGTCGGTTAACACTGTCCATCAGTTCCTCTATGTGTAGACTCAATTGACAATGTAAAAAAATGAGTATTTTTTAATGAAAAGAATGTTGATTAACGCAACTCAACAGGAAGAGTTGCGTGTAGCCTTAGTTGACGGGCAACGTCTGTATGATTTAGATATTGAAAGTCCAGGGCATGAGCAAAAAAAGGCAAATATATATAAAGGTAAGATTACCCGCGTTGAACAAAGCCTTGAAGCCGCATTTGTTGACTACGGTGCAGAACGACACGGTTTCCTCCCTTTTAAAGAAATTTCCCGCGAGTATTTCTCATCTAATTCCGCTTCTCAGGGTCGTCCTAACATTAAGGATGCACTGCATGTCGGGCAGGAAGTGATTGTTCAGGTCGATAAAGAAGAACGTGGAAATAAAGGCGCAGCACTGACAACGTTTATCAGTCTGGCCGGTAGTTATTTAGTTCTGATGCCCAATAACCCACGCGCTGGTGGTATTTCTCGCCGCATTGAGGGTGACGACCGTCAGGAATTGAAAGAAGCACTGGACTCATTAGAAATCCCTAACGGTATGGGTTTAATTGTCCGTACTGCCGGCGTAGGTAAATCAGCCGAAGCGTTACAGTGGGACCTGTCTTTCCGTTTAAAACACTGGGAAGCAATTAAAAAAGCGGCAGAAAGCCGCCCTGCGCCATTCCTGATCCATCAGGAGAGTAATGTTATTGTTCGTGCTTTCCGTGACTATTTACGTCCGGATATTGGTGAGATTCTGATCGACAACATCAAGATCCTCGATCTGGCTAAAGAACATATCGCCGCGTTAGGCCGTCCAGACTTCAGCAGCAAAATCAAACCTTACACCGGTGAAATTCCGCTGTTTAGTCACTATCAAATTGAATCGCAGATTGAATCTGCATTCCAACGCGAAGTACGCCTTCCATCTGGTGGTTCGATCGTTATTGATACCACTGAGGCGTTAACCGCTATCGATATCAACTCCGCCCGTTCTACTCGCGGTGGCGATATTGAAGAAACTGCATTTAATACCAATCTAGAAGCAGCCGATGAAATTGCCCGTCAATTACGTCTACGCGACTTAGGTGGTTTAATCGTTATCGACTTTATTGATATGACCCCGATTCGCCATCAGCGCGAAGTAGAGAATCGCTTACGCGACGCCGTCCGTCAGGACCGTGCCCGTATTCAGATTGGTCGTATCTCGCGTTTTGGCCTGCTGGAAATGTCCCGTCAGCGCCTGAGTCCTTCACTGGGTGAATCCAGCCACCATGTCTGCCCTCGTTGTAACGGTACGGGCACCGTGCGTGATAATGAATCCTTATCTCTGTCTATTCTTCGTCTGATTGAAGAAGAAGCACTGAAAGACAATACCAAAGAAGTTGACGCTATTGTTCCCGTGCAAATTGCCTCTTATCTGTTAAACGAAAAACGTGAATCAGTTAATGCCATTGAACGCCGTTCTGGTGGCAAGGTTCGCGTGGTGGTGGTTCCAAACGATCGAATGGAAACGCCACATTATGAAGTGATTCGTAAGAAACCTGGCGAAGAGAGCAATGTACTGAGTTACATGCTGCCACAGTTACATGAAACCGTAACTGAATCAGAAGAAGAGACCGTACTCGAGCGCAAAATGCCAGAGCAGCCAGCCTTAACCAGCTTCTCTATGCCGACAGAATCTGCTCCGGTTGAAGAGGTAAAAGCACCTGTTGTCGCTACGCCTGTCGCCAGCCAACCCGCAGGCCCGGGTCTGTTCTCTCGTTTTGTTAGCGGATTAAAAAGTCTGTTAGCTCCGGCAGAAACCGTTGCAGCTCCGGTTGAAAAAGCATCGGCTGAAAAATCATCCGGCAACCAACAAGATCGCCGCAACAATCGCCGTAACAACAATCGTAAAGATCGCACTAACGACCGTAGCGACCGTAGCGACCGTAGCGACCGTAATAACGATCGTCAAAACCGTGATAACAGTCAAGAATCACGTCGTAATAACCGTCAAGCTGCGGTAGCACCACAAGAGAATGTTCAGGAAGCGGCTACCGCAACCACCGTAGTTCGTGATGAGAATCGTCGTGAAACTCGTGCAGAACGTCAACGTCGTCGTAATGAAGACAAGCGTCAACAACAGCAACAAGCTGTACAAGCTGTACAAGCAGAGCAGCAGGTTGAAGCCGTTATAGAAAATGATGTTTCTGTAGAGATAGAGGAAGAAAAACCGACTCAGGCGCCAGCACAGCGTCGTCAACGTCGTCAAATGAACCAAAAGGTTCGCGTTGCGACTCAAAACGATCAAGCAGATGAAAATATTGTGCCAGTGGCTGCGGTGAAAACTCATGTTGCTCCGGTAGAAGAAATTAAATTACTACCTCAGCCAGCAGATATCAGTGAAAACTTCGTGGCTCCAGCGCCACTGGCTGATGAAACTGATGGAGATAAAAACGGTTATAACAACGCAACCGATAATAACGGTATGCCGCGTCGTTCTCGCCGTTCCCCTCGTCACCTGCGAGTGAGTGGCCAACGTCGTCGTCGCTATCGTGATGAGAAATATCCAACGGTTTCTCCGATGCCATTAACATTCGCAATGGCTTCACCAGAGATGGCATCAGGTAAAGTTTGTATTAATTATGCAGCGCTGGTAACAGAACAGGTGAAGGTTTTTGAGTCGGTTGAAGCACTGGAAGCTGCTAACTCTCAGCAAACTGCTACAGCATCAGCGGTTACTGCGGTGGTTGAAGCACCAATAGAACCTCAAGTGGTTACATCAGCGCCAATAATTGAAACATTATCGTCTGTTGAGCCGGTGATTGCAGTCGCCTACGTTGCTGAACGTGATGAACAACCTACTCCGGTCACAGAACTGGTTGTCACTCCATCAGTAGAAACCGTATGGCATGTTGAAGCGCCATCACCGATGAATATTGCGCCAATTGAAGCACCAAAACCATTGCAAAGTGAATCAGCACCGGCACCTGAAGCGATTTCAGTGGGTAGTTCATCGGCTCCGGCTGCTTCTCCTGCATTCAGTGCTGAGCCTGAAGCTATCGTTAAAGAAGTGATTCAAGCGGTAGTTGAAGCGCCAGCGGTTGAAGTTATCAATACTGAGCCGGCTGAAAAGAAAGCGGCGAGCGTAGCCAGCTCCCCTGCCTTTAAACCGGTTATGCCTGAATTAGACATCGTTGAAGCAGAGGAAACCCCTTTGATTCCACAAGCTAAATTTGAAGAAGTGCCCGTAGTTCCAGTCGCTAAAGAAATGGCGGCCAAGACTTCAGCAGGTGGTCACGCGGCCACTAACTATGCCAGCGCTCCTGCCGCAAGACCGGCTCCAGTTGATGATTAATCGATTGTAATATAGCGAAAACAAAAAGCCCGCAAAATGCGGGCTTTTTTACCACTTCAAAAAACTAATAGATTTTTGTCATCAAATTAATCGTCAGCGACTCGATTTTACCTTTGGCGAATTGACCAAAGGAGACAAAATGAGACGAATTATTGTGAATATCCAATATTTCTTGTGATGCCCAGCGCTCTACAAATACATAAACCTGTGAATTCTGATTGTCCTGATGCAAATCATATTGCAGACATCCCGCTTCATCTCTGCTGCTATCTACCAGTTTTTTTAGCGCATCCAGTAAGGGAGCCTGAAAATCTGCTTTAATAGTCAATGTTGCAACAATAGTTATTTCGCTCATTTAAGATCCTTAGCCTTTTTTCATGTCATAACAATAAAATTATTTAATTAACCATACCCGACAATTTTTGCCTTTAATTTTTCCATTACGCAACTGTTCGAGGGCAAATCTGGCTTGCTGGCGACGAATAGCCACATAAGCCTGTGTATCAAAGATTGCTATTTTTCCAACATCAGCCGCAGTTAGCCCAGCATCTCCAGTCAATGCGCCGAGTATATCTCCTGGACGAACTTTTGCTTTTCGCCCACCGTCAATGCTCAACGTCAGCATATTCGATACCACTGGCTGAATATCACTATGATTAAAGCGCTCCGACGGTTTCCACTCTAATCGTTCAGAAAGATAGTCTTCAATAGCGTGGGCACGCTGTAGCTCATTCACCGTGCAAAAACTGATGGCCATTCCCTCAGCTCCGGCCCTGCCGGTTCGTCCGATACGGTGAACATAAACCTCTGGATCAAAAGGTAACTCAAAGTTAACCACTAATGGAAGATCCTTAATATCCAATCCTCTGGCAGCCACATCGGTTGCCACCAATACGCGGCAGCTTTGATTGGAGAACTGAACCAGTACACGCTCACGATCCCGCTGTTCTAGATCACCGTGCAGAGCCAATACGCTGCTACCGGTGGCGCTTAATATTTCAGCGATCTCTTGGCAATCCCGTTTAGTGTTAGTAAACACAACGCATGATTCAGGCTGAATGCTGGAAAGAATACTCTGTAGCAGATTAATACGCTGTTGTGCAGGAACTTCAATAAACTGCTGTTCGATATGAATCCGGTCATCTGCCGATTCAATAATAATTCGCTGAGGTGAACGTTGAACTCGCGCACTCATTTTTTCAATATCGACAGGATAAGTAGCAGAAAACAGCAGCGTCTGGCGTTGAGATGGCGTATGGCTAATGATGTCATTCACTTCATCAGAAAAACCCATATCCAGCATTCTATCGGCTTCATCCAGCACCAGAATATTCAGGTCGTTCAGCGTCAGAGTCCCTTTGCGTAAATGGTCCTGAATTCGTCCTGGTGTCCCTACAATTATGTGGGCGGGATGGGCCAGTGAATCGACTTGTGCCCCCATTGGTTGACCACCACACAGCGTCAACACTTTAATATTGGCAATAGCCCGAGCCAAGCGTCGAAGCTCTTTACTGACCTGATCGGCAAGTTCTCGGGTGGGGCAAAGTATTAATGCCTGAGTACGGTAAGCATCAACCTGAATGGCAGATAGCAACCCAATACCAAATGCAGCCGTCTTCCCGCTACCGGTTTTTGCCTGTGCCACCACATCCTTTCCCTGCAAAATAACAGGCAGCGCTGCGGCTTGAATAGGGGTCATTTGTGCATAACCCAGCTCATGAAGGTTATCAATCAGCGCTTTATCCAGCGGCAATTCAGAAAAGGATAGTGTTGTACTCACAGGAGACTCTTTAGCAGAAAGTGAACGGGCTGGTATAGGCCAGACGAGTCGCTGATATTAGCAGATTTTTTGCCTTATTGATGCTTATAACTTTTCCCGGATAAGGCACCTTTAAATGCGGCCTTAAGCTCCCCGGTTTTAAGTCACTCAGAACAATTTTAATTTTTCTTGGGCAATGCAGTTGACACCTTCGAAAAAAACCAGTTTACTAGTACATGAGTTCAATCAATTTATACGGACAACCATCATGATGATATACCCCATTGTACTAACAGGTTGGTGGCGAGACTTCCCTTAGCGGGCGGCTTACTTGCACCATATTGTCATCTGATAAAGCAAATAACCCTAAAGCCCGCAAAATGCGGGCTTTTTTATTGCCTGACCATTGATAGATAACCAACAGAAACTAACTCATACTGGCGTACATCATGCAAACACAGAAACCAACATTGCAATTATTCACCGCAGAGACGCCGTATCGTGACGATCCTACGGCTATTTTCACCCAACTTTGTCATCATCGCCCTTCTACTTTGTTACTGGAATCAGCCGAAGTTGACAGTAAACAAAATTTGAAAAGCCTGTTAGTCATTGATAGCGCATTACGTATTACGGCTAAAGGCCGTCAGGTAACACTCCGAGCGCTGACAGAAAATGGTAATGCACTGTTAGCCTTGCTGGACCAACAGCTACCAAAAGAGGTGAATAACCTTATTAGCCCCGGACAACGAGATCTGGTTTACCCTCTTATTGATGCGATACAGGATGAAGATGCCCGATTGAAGTCCATCTCTGTCTTTGATTCATTACGCCAGTTACTTACTTTGGTTAATGTCCCTCAGGATCAGCGAGAAGCTATGTTCCTTGGCGGCCTGTTTGCCTACGATCTGGTGGCTGGTTTTGAAGATCTCCCTGCGCTGGAAAGCGATCGCCGCTGTCCCGATTTCTGTTTTTATCTGGCAGAAACCCTACTGATTCTCGATCATCAAAATGGCGGTTCTCGTCTTCAGGCTAGCCTGTTTACGCCAAATGAGGTTGAACAACAGCGGCTAAAATCACGTCTGACCGAAATTCAACAACAATTGCGCGCACCGGCTTCACCAGTAACAGCCCCGTCACTCGGCCATATGCAATTAAATTGCGATCGCAGTGATGAAGAGTATGGCGATATTGTCCGTGAGCTACAGCAATCTATTCGCCGCGGTGATATTTTTCAGGTGGTGCCTTCACGTCGTTTCACGCTACCTTGCCCTTCTCCACTGGCGGCTTATCAAACCCTGAAAGAGAACAACCCTAGTCCTTATATGTTTTTTATGCAGGATGAGGCATTCTCGCTATTTGGCGCATCGCCAGAGAGTGCACTGAAGTATGACGCTGACAGTCGCCAAATTGAAATCTATCCTATTGCCGGTACTCGCCCGCGGGGCCGCCGGCCTGATGGCTCGTTGGATAAGGATCTGGATAGTCGCTTTGAACTGGATATGCGTACCGATCATAAAGAACTGGCGGAGCACATCATGTTAGTGGATTTAGCCCGTAACGATCTGGCGCGCATTTGTGAAGCCGGTAGTCGTTATGTGGCCGACTTAACCAAAGTTGACCGTTATTCTTTTGTCATGCATTTAGTTTCGCGGGTGGTTGGGACACTGAGAGGGGATCT
Above is a window of Limnobaculum parvum DNA encoding:
- the plsX gene encoding phosphate acyltransferase PlsX, which gives rise to MSRLTIALDAMGGDFGPRVTVPAALQALASNPVLIIKLVGNPFDIQPHLNQCDPAVLERLQLIPAELMVANDAKPSQAIRNSRGTSMRIALELLKEGEAQACVSAGNTGALMGLAKMMLKPLDGIDRPALVTALPNQKGGKTLLLDLGANVECDCDMLVQFAVMGSVMAEEILQISNPRVALLNIGEEETKGLDNIQAAAAILRDVQQINYIGYLEGNDLLTGETDVLVCDGFVGNVTLKTLEGVVRVFLSLLSSGKRKRLWWMKLISYWFKKSLSKRFGHLNPDRYNGACLLGLRSSVIKSHGAANQQAFTVAIEQAVQAVERQIPMLIAARLQAVLPKSE
- the rluC gene encoding 23S rRNA pseudouridine(955/2504/2580) synthase RluC, producing the protein MKTNQPTVQTVTITADTAGQRIDNFLRTMLKGVPKSMIYRVLRKGEVRVNKKRIKPEYKLEDGDIIRIPPVRVAEREESTVSAKLDKVAALEHCILYEDDHILVMNKPSGTAVHGGSGLSFGVIEGLRALRPDAKFLELVHRLDRETSGILLVAKKRSALRVLHEQLRLKTMQKDYLALVRGQWQSHCKVVQAPLLKNVLQSGERIVRVDAEGKPSETRFKVEERFEFSTLVKASPVTGRTHQIRVHTLHAGHPIAFDDRYGDREFDRQLEHTGLNRLFLHAASLRFEHPSTGETMRVEAPMDKTLHRCLTVLRAQKS
- a CDS encoding putative quinol monooxygenase, whose protein sequence is MSEITIVATLTIKADFQAPLLDALKKLVDSSRDEAGCLQYDLHQDNQNSQVYVFVERWASQEILDIHNNSSHFVSFGQFAKGKIESLTINLMTKIY
- the rpmF gene encoding 50S ribosomal protein L32, translating into MAVQQNKSTRSRRGMRRSHDALTTAAVSVDKVSGETHLRHHITADGYYRGRKVITK
- a CDS encoding Maf family protein, which codes for MTKLILASTSPYRQALLEKLGIPFTCIAPEVDETPNAGESAESLVIRLAISKAEAVAKHNPGCLVIGSDQVCVLGHQITGKPLNRENAIAQLTQASGQSIIFYTGLCLYNSHNQKTEVICEPFTVFFRHLSQEEIEAYVDQEQPWYCAGSFKSEGLGITLFERLEGRDPNSLIGLPLIALNHMLIKNGLNPLTRSKDA
- the dbpA gene encoding ATP-dependent RNA helicase DbpA, encoding MSTTLSFSELPLDKALIDNLHELGYAQMTPIQAAALPVILQGKDVVAQAKTGSGKTAAFGIGLLSAIQVDAYRTQALILCPTRELADQVSKELRRLARAIANIKVLTLCGGQPMGAQVDSLAHPAHIIVGTPGRIQDHLRKGTLTLNDLNILVLDEADRMLDMGFSDEVNDIISHTPSQRQTLLFSATYPVDIEKMSARVQRSPQRIIIESADDRIHIEQQFIEVPAQQRINLLQSILSSIQPESCVVFTNTKRDCQEIAEILSATGSSVLALHGDLEQRDRERVLVQFSNQSCRVLVATDVAARGLDIKDLPLVVNFELPFDPEVYVHRIGRTGRAGAEGMAISFCTVNELQRAHAIEDYLSERLEWKPSERFNHSDIQPVVSNMLTLSIDGGRKAKVRPGDILGALTGDAGLTAADVGKIAIFDTQAYVAIRRQQARFALEQLRNGKIKGKNCRVWLIK
- the rne gene encoding ribonuclease E; the encoded protein is MKRMLINATQQEELRVALVDGQRLYDLDIESPGHEQKKANIYKGKITRVEQSLEAAFVDYGAERHGFLPFKEISREYFSSNSASQGRPNIKDALHVGQEVIVQVDKEERGNKGAALTTFISLAGSYLVLMPNNPRAGGISRRIEGDDRQELKEALDSLEIPNGMGLIVRTAGVGKSAEALQWDLSFRLKHWEAIKKAAESRPAPFLIHQESNVIVRAFRDYLRPDIGEILIDNIKILDLAKEHIAALGRPDFSSKIKPYTGEIPLFSHYQIESQIESAFQREVRLPSGGSIVIDTTEALTAIDINSARSTRGGDIEETAFNTNLEAADEIARQLRLRDLGGLIVIDFIDMTPIRHQREVENRLRDAVRQDRARIQIGRISRFGLLEMSRQRLSPSLGESSHHVCPRCNGTGTVRDNESLSLSILRLIEEEALKDNTKEVDAIVPVQIASYLLNEKRESVNAIERRSGGKVRVVVVPNDRMETPHYEVIRKKPGEESNVLSYMLPQLHETVTESEEETVLERKMPEQPALTSFSMPTESAPVEEVKAPVVATPVASQPAGPGLFSRFVSGLKSLLAPAETVAAPVEKASAEKSSGNQQDRRNNRRNNNRKDRTNDRSDRSDRSDRNNDRQNRDNSQESRRNNRQAAVAPQENVQEAATATTVVRDENRRETRAERQRRRNEDKRQQQQQAVQAVQAEQQVEAVIENDVSVEIEEEKPTQAPAQRRQRRQMNQKVRVATQNDQADENIVPVAAVKTHVAPVEEIKLLPQPADISENFVAPAPLADETDGDKNGYNNATDNNGMPRRSRRSPRHLRVSGQRRRRYRDEKYPTVSPMPLTFAMASPEMASGKVCINYAALVTEQVKVFESVEALEAANSQQTATASAVTAVVEAPIEPQVVTSAPIIETLSSVEPVIAVAYVAERDEQPTPVTELVVTPSVETVWHVEAPSPMNIAPIEAPKPLQSESAPAPEAISVGSSSAPAASPAFSAEPEAIVKEVIQAVVEAPAVEVINTEPAEKKAASVASSPAFKPVMPELDIVEAEETPLIPQAKFEEVPVVPVAKEMAAKTSAGGHAATNYASAPAARPAPVDD
- the yceD gene encoding 23S rRNA accumulation protein YceD gives rise to the protein MQKVKLPLTIDPLRTAQKSLDYSGIYSGTQALRLAESVVSVDGDVEAEVSFNIDNQRLVVITGQATVPVTLMCQRCNGNFPYTIHATYCFSPIKNDEQAEALPAGYEPIEVDEFGEINLLAVIEDELILSLPIAPVHEYEHCEVSEADMSFGELPPEAEKPNPFAVLASLKQK
- a CDS encoding anthranilate synthase component 1, producing MQTQKPTLQLFTAETPYRDDPTAIFTQLCHHRPSTLLLESAEVDSKQNLKSLLVIDSALRITAKGRQVTLRALTENGNALLALLDQQLPKEVNNLISPGQRDLVYPLIDAIQDEDARLKSISVFDSLRQLLTLVNVPQDQREAMFLGGLFAYDLVAGFEDLPALESDRRCPDFCFYLAETLLILDHQNGGSRLQASLFTPNEVEQQRLKSRLTEIQQQLRAPASPVTAPSLGHMQLNCDRSDEEYGDIVRELQQSIRRGDIFQVVPSRRFTLPCPSPLAAYQTLKENNPSPYMFFMQDEAFSLFGASPESALKYDADSRQIEIYPIAGTRPRGRRPDGSLDKDLDSRFELDMRTDHKELAEHIMLVDLARNDLARICEAGSRYVADLTKVDRYSFVMHLVSRVVGTLRGDLDALHAYQACMNMGTLSGAPKVRAMQLIAQYEGVRRGSYGGAVGYFTAHGDLDTCIVIRSAYVEDGIATIQAGAGVVLDSNPQSEADETRNKARAVLRAIASAHQVKEIF